A genome region from Hevea brasiliensis isolate MT/VB/25A 57/8 chromosome 9, ASM3005281v1, whole genome shotgun sequence includes the following:
- the LOC131183323 gene encoding receptor-like protein EIX2 yields the protein MSGNSLDFDIDPKWVPPFQLSNIDLSSCKLGPWFPQWLKTQKSIAFLHMSNASISDSIPGWFENISSDVIGLDLSYNQVFGNLPNLREFNTSSEAGIPDPMAISRYILLKSNKFNASFTHYHSEASILDISNNLLHGQIPHNISKVMPNLRFLSLSNNYLNGTIPASLCGLESLEILHLSKNHLSGRIPSCWGNLKYLSVIDLSNNMLSGHVPMSLGSQKFLVSLHLQNNNLQGNILMSLRQLESLETLDLSMNAFDGFILSWIGESLSLLKVLNVHSNKFEGEIPLQLCSLASLQILNLANNMMTGTIPTCFGGFTAIVMHENEGLWDYQVSYNPYVYSEEDSYGENIQAYVKGIELEYTSTIRFLYSIDLSGNNFFGEIPKELMNLSGLQNLNLSRNKLDGHIPWNIGKLKSLESLDLSKNDLSGSIPPSISDLNFLSQLNLSFNHLSGRLPLGNQLQTLDDISIYIGNNGLCGFPLNNCSEHADELPKSHEKVGNTRKDDSEMLWFYSGLGMGFVAGFVGVCSVLYFNDSWRYACFQLVDRVYDKLWIIVAIKANQLKGKLHRNKFEVNA from the coding sequence ATGAGTGGGAATTCTTTAGATTTTGACATTGATCCCAAATGGGTTCCTCCCTTCCAACTTTCCAATATTGATTTATCATCTTGCAAATTAGGGCCTTGGTTTCCACAGTGGCTCAAGACACAAAAGAGCATTGCATTTTTACATATGTCTAATGCAAGCATCTCTGATAGCATCCCTGGCTGGTTTGAGAACATTTCTTCCGATGTTATAGGATTGGATCTATCTTATAATCAGGTTTTTGGAAACTTGCCAAATTTGAGGGAATTCAACACATCTTCTGAAGCAGGTATTCCGGATCCTATGGCTATTTCTAGGTACATATTATTGAAATCGAACAAGTTCAATGCTTCTTTTACACATTATCATTCTGAAGCAAGTATATTGGATATCTCCAACAACTTGCTCCATGGCCAGATTCCCCATAACATCAGCAAAGTGATGCCAAATTTGCGATTTTTATCCCTCTCCAACAACTATTTGAATGGTACCATTCCTGCTTCTTTATGCGGGCTTGAAAGTTTAGAAATTCTCCATCTTTCGAAAAATCATCTGTCAGGGCGAATACCTTCGTGTTGGGGAAATTTGAAATATTTAAGTGTCATTGATTTGTCAAATAATATGCTGAGTGGCCATGTTCCAATGTCCTTGGGTTCTCAAAAATTTCTTGTTTCCCTGCATCTGCAAAATAATAATCTGCAAGGAAATATCCTAATGTCATTAAGACAACTAGAATCCTTGGAGACTCTTGATCTTAGCATGAATGCTTTTGATGGTTTTATTCTTTCGTGGATAGGTGAAAGCCTATCTTTATTGAAAGTACTCAATGTTCACTCCAATAAATTTGAAGGTGAGATTCCTCTGCAGCTATGCTCCCTAGCTTCTCTTCAAATATTAAACTTGGCAAACAACATGATGACTGGAACCATTCCGACTTGTTTTGGTGGTTTTACTGCAATTGTTATGCACGAAAACGAAGGACTTTGGGACTATCAAGTTAGTTATAATCCTTATGTTTATTCTGAAGAAGATAGCTATGGTGAGAATATTCAGGCTTATGTTAAAGGAATAGAGCTTGAATATACAAGTACAATTCGATTCCTATATTCCATTGACCTTTCAGGAAATAACTTTTTTGGAGAGATTCCAAAGGAGTTGATGAATCTTTCAGGTCTACAAAACCTGAATTTGTCTAGAAACAAATTAGATGGGCATATCCCTTGGAACATTGGCAAGTTAAAGTCACTAGAATCGCTGGACTTGTCTAAAAATGATCTTTCTGGCTCTATTCCACCCAGCATTTCTGATTTGAACTTTTTAAGTCAATTgaatttgtcatttaatcacttaTCTGGACGACTTCCTTTGGGAAATCAACTTCAGACTTTAGATGACATATCCATCTACATTGGCAACAATGGACTTTGTGGATTTCCATTGAATAATTGTTCAGAGCATGCAGATGAATTGCCTAAAAGTCATGAAAAAGTTGGGAATACGAGGAAAGATGACTCCGAAATGCTTTGGTTCTATAGTGGTTTGGGAATGGGTTTTGTGGCTGGATTTGTTGGAGTTTGTAGCGTTTTGTACTTCAATGACTCATGGAGGTATGCTTGTTTTCAGTTAGTTGACAGAGTCTACGACAAGCTTTGGATAATAGTAGCAATTAAGGCAAATCAACTGAAGGGAAAGCTTCACAGAAACAAATTTGAAGTGAATGCATGA